The genomic window ACAACACGGCTGGTAGACAAATTATTATTGAAAGAATTTGTAACTAGAAATGTTTGCCCGGATAATCGAAGAAAAATTGAAGTTTTGATTACCCAAAAGGGATTAGATGTTTTGAAGGAATTAGATCCAAAAGTAGACGAACATGAAAAAACGTTTGCCGACAATTTAAAACCAGAAGAATTAACGTTCTTAAATCAATTATTAGAAAAATACAGAACCAATAAATAAAATTATATAACTATGAGCAATTTCTTA from Flavobacterium fluviale includes these protein-coding regions:
- a CDS encoding MarR family winged helix-turn-helix transcriptional regulator; amino-acid sequence: MTIEEVIKSTVKMDNAKKVILNIMYTQNVIQDHFNELIKPYDLSGEQYNVLRILRGQKGKPANMCVIQERMLAKTSNTTRLVDKLLLKEFVTRNVCPDNRRKIEVLITQKGLDVLKELDPKVDEHEKTFADNLKPEELTFLNQLLEKYRTNK